AGACGCCATCAAGGCCAGCTGTGTGTGCAGGTGTGGGATACCGGCGTAGGTATAGACGCCGCCCATCAGTCGGATATTTTTGTAGAGTTCAAACGCCTGAACGATAGCCGTAAAGACGGCGGCCTGGGCCTGGGCCTTGCTACGGTTGAGAGATTGTGCAAATTACTGGGCATTGAAATTTCGCTGCGCTCGGTACCCGGGCGCGGCAGCTGTTTCGGTTTAACCTTGCCGCTCTCGAAAGCTAGCCCCAGGCGCATGGCACCCAGCCAACGGGGCCCAGCCCAAACTGCTCAATTTGAAGGTTTGCAGGTGCTGTGCCTTGATAACGAGCCGGCCATTGTTGAAGCCATGACTGCCCTGCTCACCCCTTGGGGCTGTATTGTCAAAGGTGTTCATACAGCGGATGCTGCAATACAGGCACTGGCAAGCTTCACACCAGATGTATTGCTGGCAGACTACCATCTGGCAGAGGATGTTGTTGGCGTAGAAGTGGCGCAGCAGCTTCATGAAGCACTCGGCAGATGCATTCCCACCATTATTATTTCTGCAGACTACGATGATCAGGTAAAAGCGCAAGCGCGCGCGCAAGGCTTTTACTTTTTGAAAAAGCCTGTAAAAGTGCCGGCGTTGCGCGCGCTTATCTCGCGGGTATTAAAGCAACAAGGGCAAGCCCGGCAAGCAGATTAGATCGTGATGAGAGCGGATGGCGGTTCAGGCAGCCAAGTGCTGCCAGAAAAGAAGAAGCTAACAGGATAAAGGGGGCCGCGTGTTAACTCGCAAGCTTTTGCGCAAGCAAAATGACCTCGGTGCGCTTTCTTACACCAAGTTTTCGCATAATGGCCGTTACGTGTGATTTTACCGTGGGCTCGGCTATAGACATCTCAAATGCAATTTGCTTGTTTAGCATGCCCTCGCAAATAAGTGAAAAGACGCGAAATTGGTGGGGCGTTAAGCTCGCAATGCGCTCAGCCACCTCGTCCACTTCATCTTCGTGTTTGGCATCACCTTTTTCAAACCACACATCACCGGCGAGCAATCGGCTGATGGCCAACTCAAGCTCTGCCGGCGCCAAAGACTTGGAAATAAAACCCGAAGCGCCCAATTGCTCTGCGCGCACAACCCGCTGGTAGCTGTCATCGCCAGACACAATGGCCACCGGAATTTCCGGGTAGCAACCGCGCAGGCTTGCAAGCCCTGCAAACCCCAGCGTGCCCGGCATGTGTAAATCCAATAAAATCAAATCCGGCTCAAGCCCGCCCTCAAGCTGCGCTTGCACCGCAGCCAGGTTTTCGCACTCCACACACTTGGGCGACTCAACCAATGCCGAGTGGGTAAGCGTTTGTTTGAGCGCCGTGCGAAACAGCGGATGGTCATCGGCAAGAAGCAATAGCGGCATAGTGGTTGCGTATAGTTGTTGAATGGCACAAGCCGCCATCATAACGCTCATTGCGCTGTCCAACCACCATCCACAGGCAGTGCGGTTCCCGTGAGGGTCTGACCGCTATCTGTGCATAAAAAGCGCACCAGGTCACCAATGGCCGAGGGGGCTGTCATCCGGATCATTGGCTGTTTATCTTGCACCAGTGCCCGCTGCGCGCACGCCTCGGTAATATTTTCACGGGAGGCTCTCGCCGCCACCTGCTTGGCAACTATGGCGGTATCTACCCAACCCGGGCAAATGGCGTTGCAGGTAATTCCCGCATTGGCGTTTTCCAGTGCGACCACCTTGGTTAACCCCACCAGACCATGCTTAGCTGCAACGTAGGCCGCCTTTTCTATTGAGGCCACAAGCCCGTGTACGGATGCAATGTTCACAATGCGCCCAAATCCCTGCGCCTGCATGGCGGGCAAAGCTGCCCGTATGGCAATAAAACAGGCGCTGAGGTTGATATCCAGCACCGATTGCCAACGATCAAGGGGGAAATTTTCAGTGCGGGCAGTAAACTGTACGCCGGCATTGTTTACCAGAATGTCTAAGCCGCCGAGGGCGATTTGCGCATTCTGCACCAGCTGTTCAATGGCTGTGGCATCACTCATATCACCGGGCAAAAAGTGGCAGTCAACCTTGTACTTTTCCGCCAATGATTGA
This genomic stretch from Simiduia sp. 21SJ11W-1 harbors:
- a CDS encoding response regulator transcription factor produces the protein MSVMMAACAIQQLYATTMPLLLLADDHPLFRTALKQTLTHSALVESPKCVECENLAAVQAQLEGGLEPDLILLDLHMPGTLGFAGLASLRGCYPEIPVAIVSGDDSYQRVVRAEQLGASGFISKSLAPAELELAISRLLAGDVWFEKGDAKHEDEVDEVAERIASLTPHQFRVFSLICEGMLNKQIAFEMSIAEPTVKSHVTAIMRKLGVRKRTEVILLAQKLAS
- a CDS encoding 3-hydroxybutyrate dehydrogenase, producing MQQGLQTSCLTGRRALVTGSTSGIGLAIAESLAQAGANLVVHGLVDAEEGQALAQSLAEKYKVDCHFLPGDMSDATAIEQLVQNAQIALGGLDILVNNAGVQFTARTENFPLDRWQSVLDINLSACFIAIRAALPAMQAQGFGRIVNIASVHGLVASIEKAAYVAAKHGLVGLTKVVALENANAGITCNAICPGWVDTAIVAKQVAARASRENITEACAQRALVQDKQPMIRMTAPSAIGDLVRFLCTDSGQTLTGTALPVDGGWTAQ